Below is a genomic region from Numenius arquata chromosome 8, bNumArq3.hap1.1, whole genome shotgun sequence.
GCTGGCCCGAGAGCCAGGTGCCGCGGGAGGACTCGGCCGTCTGCGCCTTCCCCCTCCGCCTCCTCAACCAGGCCATGGAGGAGGGCATGGAGAAGTGCTGCGGCACCGGCCACCAGCCCCTGCTGCGGGGGCTCAGCTTCTTCCAGCCCTTGGAGTACTGCCTGCACAACGTGAGTCCTCTGCCCCGTGTCCATccctggggggtctgggggtcagCTGGGACATGGGGAGGTGGCTCTGGGATGCTGGGAAGCACCGGTAAAGTGGGGTGGACCAGGGGGTGGGTTGGGCAGGGGAGAGTGGCATCACCCAGGTGTGAGTCAGCCCCACCAGCCACCCAGCAAGGAGGTAGGGTGCGGGCAGGGATCCAGCCATGCTCCACACCCCGGGCACCCCATGCTGTGTGCCGCAGACACGTGTCCTGGCACACGGACACACCTCCACTTGCCAGGCACCGTGCCAAAagtcccgctcctcggtgtggctgccccagctccagcccctgcggtgACTGTCCCCACCACCGGGTTGTTGATGGCCACCCTCTCCAGCTTGTTTATGTGTGCGGGAGACAGGGAAGCTGCGGAGCCTCATTGCTCCTGCCTTGCCCCCCCTGGCCCCGAGGCCGCCGCCTTCTCTGGGCAAATAAACCGCGGGCGGAAGCGCAATTAGTCACCGGAGTTTCTCGTCTGCCGCAGCAGCCATGGGGCAGGAACACCGTGTCCCAGGGACAAGCCCCAGCATGGCCAGGGTTGGGGATGGGTGGGTGCACCGGCAGGGCCCCCTCTGCAGGCAGGGTCCTGACAAGCACCCGTGACACGAGTTTTGGTGTTCTCAGCCAGGCGTGGAGCAAGGTGCAGCCAAATGCCCCCGTCTTCCCACACGCGGAGCAGACAGCTCACTGCCGCTGACTCACGCTGCTGGCAGGgcaagctgggaggggacccccggCCCTGAGCATTGGTGTGAGGCCAGTGTGGACCCCCTGGTGTCTGGTGCCCGCCTTCATCCCCAGCCCCCCACTGAGCTCCAGGGACGGGGAGGGCTGGCTTTGGGGTGACAGCTCCGCAGTGCCGGCACCGATAACCACATCCagatggggtgggaggggagggcaggatcTGACGCTGCGCAGGGACTGCGGAAGGAGCCACggatgtgttttttccccaaaagttttCCCATCCCGGAGAGGAGTCTGGGCAATCAGGTGCTCTCCAAAATATctcagagctggagctggtgccCACCCATGAGGGGTCACGGTGTTGGGGCTGGCTTTGAGGCACCCAACCCCGCATTTGTCCGCAGGTGAACCTCTCAGCACCAGTGGTCAACACCAGCTGCTGGAACAAGCCCACCCTGGTCCCCGCCACCTCCTATAAGGTGGACCTGTTCAATGGGCACCTCACCGGTGTCCTCCTCACCTCCATCTTCGTCACCACCCCGGGGGATGTCACCGTGGCCCACCTAGGCACAGCAGAGGGACGCATATTCCAGGTGGGATGAGGTGTCCcagcagggtggggggggtcccagcagggTGGGGAGTGTGCTCAGCCACCCACTCTGCCCCACTGCAGATGGTGCTCCAGCGCTCCAGCTCCTACCTCCTCACCTTGGCCAACTTCTCCCTGGGGGAGCCAGGGCCGGTGCGGGGTGCCATGGGGCTACAGAACCACTCACTGTTCTTCGCTGCCGGCACCAAGGTGAGTGGAAGGGTccggggggcacaggggtgggTGCTGAGCCCCACATGCCCCACTCACCTCCGCTCTCCATCCCCAGGTGTGGCGCCTGAACATCACCGGCCCTGGCTGCCGCCACTTCTCCACATGCCAGCGCTGCCTGCGGGCCGAGCGCTTCATGGGCTGCGGCTGGTGCGGGGACGGATGCACACGCCGCCATGAGTGTACCGGCCTCTGGGTCCAGGACAGCTGCCCACCCGTCCTCACCGACGTAGGTCTGCGCCGGTGTCACCCCCACCACCCCTCGGGCACTtggatggggagggaggtggcaaATGGGGTGGCACGTGGTGGGACCTTTCCTCCATCCCGAGACCCTTTCTCTGGGATGAGTGTTGCACCCCTTGGGGAAGGGGCTTTCCAAACCCACAGCTGTCACTGGACTTTTGGAGCTGGACGTGATGCAGGTGCCTCTCCCACAGTTCCACCCCCGGAGCGCCCCGCTGCGGGGCCGGACACGGGTGACACTCTGCGGCATGACCTTCCGCTCCCATCTGGACCTTgacccccgccgcagcccccccagtgccTACCGGGTGACAGTGGGACAGcgaggctgtgctgtgctgctggaggagagcaggagcCTCAGgtgcctgggggtgctgggggggtgatgGCAGCAGAGGGGGGTCTGGGGCggccccccagcccagggctgacCTCCTATCACCACCCCACAGACCCCTGCCCGCTTCCCGCCGCAAGGACTTTGTGGATGTGTTGGTGTGTGAGCTGGAGCCGGGAGGACCGACAGTGGTGGGGGGCCCAGCTGATGTGGTGCTCACTGTGGAGGAACCTGCTGGACCTTCTGGCTTCCGCGTCCACGGTTCGACCACCCTCGGTGGCTTCACCTTTGTGGTATGGCCCCATGCTGGTGGTCACCCCTGGCTGGGTTTTGAGGGGGGTTGGCTCACCCACCCACCTACCTAACACTGTGTCTGCCCAGGAACCCCGCATCAGCGCCCTGCACCCCCCCTTTGGCCCCCGGGGGGGTGGCACCCACCTCTTGCTCCATGGTACCCACCTCTCAGCAGGGAGCAGCTGGCGGGTCATGGTCAATGGCTCCGAGTGCCCCCTGGCCGGGCAGCCCAGGTATGTCCCCGCCCTCCCCTCACCGGGCACAGCAGAGtccctggcacagggacaggcaTGGGACTCCCCCTGCGGTCCCACTGTCTCCTCCATCCATGGCCTCTGTGTCCCCAGGCAGGGCGATAGAGTGATTCAGTGCACGGCTCCCGCCGCCGGTGGCCTGGGTGCAGCCTGGGTGGCCCTCTGGATCGACGGGGAGGAGTTCCCGGCCCCCCTGCCCTTCCAGTACCGCCCCGACCCCTTCGTTTCAGCCATTGCCCCCAGCTGCAGCTATGAGTGAGTGCGTGGGCTCCCTTcccctgggggggttcagccccaGACTCCCCCGTCCCCCTGGCTGGGCTGGATGAGGTGCTGGGGACCGCGTGCACTGCAGGGACCATGTTAATTCTGGGGGCCACCTGCACCCTGGGGACTGCATGGACCCCAGGGACCATGTGCACCTTGGGGACTGTGTGCACCCCAGGGACCATGTTAACCTTGGGGACCACATGGACCCTGGGGACCACGTGCACCCCAGGGACCATGTTAGTCCTGGGGGCCATCTGCACCCTGGGGACTGCATGCTCCCTAGGGACCATGTGCACCACAGGGACCATATTCACTTTGTGGACCACATGCACCCTGGGGACCATGTGCACTCTGGGGACCACAGGTACCCCAGGACCATGTGCATCTTGGGGACTGTGTGCACCCTAGGGACCATGTTAACCTTGGGGGCCACATGCACCCTGGGGACCACGTGCAACCCAGAGACCATCTTAAACCCTGGGGGACACGTGCACCCCAGGGACCATGTGCACCCTGGGGCTCTGacccctgcccattgcaggggctCGATGGTCACCATCATCGGCACCCACCTGGACTCGGTGTATCGCGCCAAGATCCGCTTCGAAGCCAGTGCCGTGAGGACTGAAGCCACGGTAAGCACCGGGGCAGGAGGCTGTCACCCCCCGGCCCTGtcctgccatccctgtccccaggcaccgtGCTGCAccggcacccagcacccaccccCCCCTTGCAGGAGTGTGAGAGCCCATGGGTGCCGGAGCGGCTGCTGTGCCGCAGCCCAGCCTTCCCCTTCGAGAGCAAGGTGGAGACGGTGCCGGGGAACCTGAGCGTGCTGCTGGATGGCACCGCCGGCCGCTGGCTCTTCCGCCTCCGCTACTACTCCCGGCCCAAGGTCTTCCCCTTCGAGAAGGAGGGTGGCCTCCTCCACCTCAAGCCTGGCGAGGACGAGATCGAGGTGCACGTACGTGGGGTAGCGGGGTGAGCCAGGGTGGTGGGGATCCCACCGCTGGAACCCCCGCGCTCAGGGTGCTGTGTCTGGGGGCAGCAATTAGGACTGGATGCCGTGGCCGCCTGCATGAACATCACCATGACGGTGGGGAGCCAGGACTGCTACCCCAACGTGCTGAAGAACGAGGTGACATGCCGCCTGCCCCGCGAGCTGCACCTGCCCCCAGATGGGGCTCCCGTGGAGGTAAGCACCCCCCGAGTGGGTGACCCACACCCTAGTGTCCCCCACCTCATCCCCACTGAGCCCCTGCTCCCCCAGATCTGCGTGAACGGCGCCTGCGAGGCGCTGGGCTGGGTGCTGCCTGCTGCCACCTCGTTGGACCTGGCcgccagcctggccctgggcaCCAGCATCACCTTCCTGGTCTGCTGCATCCTGGCTGCCGTGCTGCTCCGCTGgcgatggaggaagaggaggggtgaGTGCCACACTCACCGGGTGCCCCACTGTCCCCCAACTACCTGATGTGACACCCCCTGCCCACGATGCTGCTGTCTGCAGGGACGGAGaacctggagctgctggtgcagcCCGGCCGCAGTGACCCCCCCGCCACCGTCCAACGCCCCGGCGTGGACTACAGGGAGGTGCTGGGTAAGTGGGTGTCACTGGCAGGTGGTGGGGTACTGGGTGCCTGCCCAGCCCCTCACCCCACCTCTGCCTCTCCCGGCAGTGCTGCCCACGGCAGGCAGTCCCGGCCCAGCGGGGCCACGGGCACGATTTGCTGGTGTCAGTGCCGGTACCGGTGCCGGCATGGCAGGTGGTGGCTCCCCCGTGCCCCTGCTCAGGTCCACATCCTGCTGCCTGGAGGACCTGAGcccggagctgctggaggaggtgaAGGACATCCTCATCCCTGAGGAGCAGCTCATCACCCACCGCCACCAGGTCATCGGCAAAGGTGACACACTTACTCGGTTTGGCTGTGGCATCGCCTGCTCACCACATGTGGTGCCAGCTTCATGCCGCCTGTCCCCGCAGGGCACTTTGGCAGTGTCTACCATGGCACCTACATGGACCCGCTGCTGGGGGAGCTCCACTGCGCCATCAAGTCCCTGCACCGTGAGTAGCACCCGCTCCCATGGCATGGTCCCATGGCATGGCAGCGGGACACTCCACAGCTTGGCTCTTGGCAGGCATCACGGAcgtggaggaggtggaggagttcCTGCGTGAGGGCATCCTCATGAAGAGCTTCCATCACCCCCAGGTGCTCTCACTGCTGGGGGTGTGCCTTCCCCGCCACGGGCTGCCCCTCGTCGTCCTGCCCTACATGCGCCACGGGGACCTGCGACAATTCATCCGCGCCCAGGAGCGGGtacggggacaccctggggagggggagatggcAGGGAGCTGAGGTCACCCCGCTCACTGCTCCCACTCTGTAGAGCCCCACGGTGAAG
It encodes:
- the MST1R gene encoding macrophage-stimulating protein receptor, whose translation is MLVAPHSMGPSCCVCLLLMLSLAPLGAGAWQCPRIPYSSTRNFSVPYVLPSLDAVSPVQNVAVFTNFSARPVAIFVAVRNRILVASPELRILSVLITGPVGSAECEICRLCPATTEGPEDVDNVLLLLDPLEPWLYSCGTARHGLCYQHQLEMRDGKVAITTTHCLYSARANNSTFCPDCVASPLGTTGTVVATSYASSFYLGSTVNSSVAAQYSPQSVSVRRLKGTLDGFSNDFQWLTVLPQYRDNYTIHYVHSFADRDHVYLLTVQPERPGSATYHTRLARLSTQERDLRRYRELILDCRFESKRRRRRRSVEGDTERDVTYNVLQAAHAAHPGTRLARELGINNTDTVLFGAFAESWPESQVPREDSAVCAFPLRLLNQAMEEGMEKCCGTGHQPLLRGLSFFQPLEYCLHNVNLSAPVVNTSCWNKPTLVPATSYKVDLFNGHLTGVLLTSIFVTTPGDVTVAHLGTAEGRIFQMVLQRSSSYLLTLANFSLGEPGPVRGAMGLQNHSLFFAAGTKVWRLNITGPGCRHFSTCQRCLRAERFMGCGWCGDGCTRRHECTGLWVQDSCPPVLTDFHPRSAPLRGRTRVTLCGMTFRSHLDLDPRRSPPSAYRVTVGQRGCAVLLEESRSLRPLPASRRKDFVDVLVCELEPGGPTVVGGPADVVLTVEEPAGPSGFRVHGSTTLGGFTFVEPRISALHPPFGPRGGGTHLLLHGTHLSAGSSWRVMVNGSECPLAGQPRQGDRVIQCTAPAAGGLGAAWVALWIDGEEFPAPLPFQYRPDPFVSAIAPSCSYEGSMVTIIGTHLDSVYRAKIRFEASAVRTEATECESPWVPERLLCRSPAFPFESKVETVPGNLSVLLDGTAGRWLFRLRYYSRPKVFPFEKEGGLLHLKPGEDEIEVHQLGLDAVAACMNITMTVGSQDCYPNVLKNEVTCRLPRELHLPPDGAPVEICVNGACEALGWVLPAATSLDLAASLALGTSITFLVCCILAAVLLRWRWRKRRGTENLELLVQPGRSDPPATVQRPGVDYREVLVLPTAGSPGPAGPRARFAGVSAGTGAGMAGGGSPVPLLRSTSCCLEDLSPELLEEVKDILIPEEQLITHRHQVIGKGHFGSVYHGTYMDPLLGELHCAIKSLHRITDVEEVEEFLREGILMKSFHHPQVLSLLGVCLPRHGLPLVVLPYMRHGDLRQFIRAQERSPTVKDLIGFGLQVALGMEYLAQKKFVHRDLAARNCMLDETLTVKVADFGLARDVFGKEYYSIRQHRHAKLPVKWMALESLQTQKFTTKSDVWSFGVLMWELLTRGASPYPGVDPYDMARYLLRGRRLPQPRHCPDTLYGVMLSCWAPAPEERPSFTGLVGELKRVLATLEGEHYVNLAVTYINLERGPPFPPVPLGQLPDGEDEENKEYEEEEEEEDTAVC